From a single Pseudopipra pipra isolate bDixPip1 chromosome 7, bDixPip1.hap1, whole genome shotgun sequence genomic region:
- the PLCD4 gene encoding 1-phosphatidylinositol 4,5-bisphosphate phosphodiesterase delta-4 isoform X3, producing the protein MASLLCNARIQLTDTLEQMQQGTLMRKVKSKSWKKQRFFKLQDDCMTIWYQSKRTGKTESAFSISDVETVREGHQSEVLQSLAEEFPPERCFTIVFYGRRGNLDLIAGSAEEAQCWVQGLRQLIEVATTMDQREKIDQWIRDWFQKADKNKDGRMNFKEVQRLLKMMNVDMNEDHALRLFQDADKSESGTLEGEEFVLFYKALTQREEVLSLFQEFSEDGKKLTLLELVDFLRQEQMEDEGTEEMAMELIDKYEPSETARARHVLSADGFLMYLCSPEGSIFNPQHRALWQDMNQPLCHYFISSSHNTYLIEDQLRGQSSIEGYIRALKRGCRCLEVDCWDGPNGEPMVYHGHTFTSKIPFREVVSTLGKYAFKASDYPVILSLENHCSMEQQEVLAQQLKDILGEQLLTTTIDGHVPSHLPSPEELKHKILLKGKKIGRLEDTLDGPGDEVPDVSDDDNGAEAEEERRRAKKDKETLAQALSDCVIYCKNVSFRGFQEARSHSRPSEISSLSEAKARKLIRDAGNEFVRHNAWQLTRIYPSGMRTDSSNYSPQEMWNAGCQIVALNFQTAGTEMDLCDGLFSQNGCCGYVLKPPFMRDEETLFNPSDPSSREGPGPITLTIQVISGQQLPKVANSKDGAIIDPLVRVEIHGVPADQAHQETKYIENNGFNPRWDETLRFQLHVPELALVRFVVEDYDKTSRNDFVGQFTLAFANIKPGYRHIHLLSKDGTSIPPSSLFVHIRITEPPGPEQD; encoded by the exons tcTCCATCAGCGATGTGGAGACGGTGCGGGAAGGGCACCAGTCAgaggtgctgcagagcctggcCGAGGAGTTCCCCCCTGAGCGCTGCTTCACCATTGTCTTCTATGGCCGTCGTGGCAACCTGGACCTCATTGCTGGCTCGGCCGAGGAGGCGCAGTGCTGGGTCCAGGGCCTGCGTCAGCTCATTGAGGTAGCCACCACCATGGACCAAAGGGAGAAGATAGACCA GTGGATTCGTGACTGGTTTCAGAAAGCTGACAAGAATAAGGATGGACGCATGAACTTCAAGGAGGTACAGCGTCTCCTCAAGATGATGAATGTGGACATGAATGAGGATCATGCCCTGCGGCTCTTCCAG GATGCTGATAAATCAGAGTCTGGGACACTGGAAGGGGAGGAGTTTGTGCTCTTCTACAAGGCTCTCACGCAGCGTGAGGAGGTGCTGAGCCTCTTTCAAGAATTCTCTGAGGATGGAAAGAAGCTGacactgctggagctggtggatTTCCTGCGGCAGGAGCAGATGGAGGATGAGGGCACAGAGGAGATGGCCATGGAGCTCATTGACAAGTATGAACCATCAGAGACAG CCCGGGCTCGCCATGTGTTGAGTGCTGATGGGTTCCTCATGTACCTCTGCTCTCCGGAGGGCTCCATCTTCAACCCCCAGCACCGGGCGCTGTGGCAGGACATGAACCAGCCACTCTGCCACTACTTCATCTCCTCCTCCCACAACACCTACCTGATAGAGGATCAGCTGCGAGGTCAGAGCAGCATCGAGGGCTACATCAG ggctctgaAACGGGGCTGCCGGTGCCTGGAAGTGGATTGCTGGGACGGGCCGAATGGGGAGCCCATGGTGTACCACGGCCACACCTTCACCTCCAAGATCCCCTTCCGGGAGGTAGTGAGCACCCTGGGGAAGTACGCTTTCAAG GCCTCGGACTACCCGGTGATCCTGTCCCTGGAGAACCACTGCAgcatggagcagcaggaggtcctggcacagcagctcaagGACATCCTGggggaacagctcctcaccacCACCATCGACGGGCACGTCCCCAGCCATCTGCCATCCCCAGAG GAGCTGAAGCACAAGATCCTGCTGAAGGGAAAGAAGATCGGGCGGCTGGAGGACACGCTGGACGGGCCAGGGGATGAGGTGCCTGATGTGTCTGACGACGACAAtggggcagaggcagaggaagAGAGGCGGAGGGCAAAG AAGGACAAGGAGACCCTGGCACAAGCATTGTCCGACTGCGTCATCTACTGCAAGAATGTGTCCTTCCGGGGCTTCCAAGAGGCCCGCAGCCATTCCCGGCCCTCTGAGATCTCCTCCCTCTCTGAGGCCAAGGCCAGGAAGCTCATCCGGGATGCAG GAAATGAGTTTGTCCGCCACAATGCCTGGCAGCTGACACGCATCTACCCCAGTGGGATGCGGACCGATTCCTCCAACTACAGCCCCCAGGAGATGTGGAATGCTGGGTGCCAGATCG TGGCCCTGAACTTCCAGACAGCCGGCACGGAGATGGACCTGTGTGATGGCCTCTTCAGCCAGAACGGCTGCTGTGGCTACGTGCTCAAACCACCCTTCATGAGGGATGAGGAGACTCTCTTCAACCCCAGTGACCCCAGCAGCCGGGAAGGCCCTGGCCCCATCACCCTGACGATCCAG GTGATCAGcgggcagcagctccccaaagTGGCCAACAGCAAGGACGGAGCCATTATCGACCCACTTGTGCGCGTGGAGATCCATGGGGTCCCTGCGGACCAGGCACACCAGGAGACAAAGTACATTGAGAACAATG GGTTTAACCCCCGCTGGGATGAGACACTACGGTTCCAGCTCCATGTGCCTGAGCTGGCCCTGGTCCGCTTTGTGGTGGAGGATTATGACAAGACTTCCAGGAATGATTTTGTGGGCCAGTTCACCCTAGCCTTTGCCAACATCAAACCCG GATACCGCCACATCCATCTCCTCTCCAAGGACGGCACGAGCATCCCACCCTCTTCTCTCTTTGTCCATATCCGCATCACCGAGCCACCTGGCCCCGAACAGGACTGA
- the PLCD4 gene encoding 1-phosphatidylinositol 4,5-bisphosphate phosphodiesterase delta-4 isoform X4 translates to MQQGTLMRKVKSKSWKKQRFFKLQDDCMTIWYQSKRTGKTESAFSISDVETVREGHQSEVLQSLAEEFPPERCFTIVFYGRRGNLDLIAGSAEEAQCWVQGLRQLIEVATTMDQREKIDQWIRDWFQKADKNKDGRMNFKEVQRLLKMMNVDMNEDHALRLFQDADKSESGTLEGEEFVLFYKALTQREEVLSLFQEFSEDGKKLTLLELVDFLRQEQMEDEGTEEMAMELIDKYEPSETARARHVLSADGFLMYLCSPEGSIFNPQHRALWQDMNQPLCHYFISSSHNTYLIEDQLRGQSSIEGYIRALKRGCRCLEVDCWDGPNGEPMVYHGHTFTSKIPFREVVSTLGKYAFKASDYPVILSLENHCSMEQQEVLAQQLKDILGEQLLTTTIDGHVPSHLPSPEELKHKILLKGKKIGRLEDTLDGPGDEVPDVSDDDNGAEAEEERRRAKKDKETLAQALSDCVIYCKNVSFRGFQEARSHSRPSEISSLSEAKARKLIRDAGNEFVRHNAWQLTRIYPSGMRTDSSNYSPQEMWNAGCQIVALNFQTAGTEMDLCDGLFSQNGCCGYVLKPPFMRDEETLFNPSDPSSREGPGPITLTIQVISGQQLPKVANSKDGAIIDPLVRVEIHGVPADQAHQETKYIENNGFNPRWDETLRFQLHVPELALVRFVVEDYDKTSRNDFVGQFTLAFANIKPGYRHIHLLSKDGTSIPPSSLFVHIRITEPPGPEQD, encoded by the exons tcTCCATCAGCGATGTGGAGACGGTGCGGGAAGGGCACCAGTCAgaggtgctgcagagcctggcCGAGGAGTTCCCCCCTGAGCGCTGCTTCACCATTGTCTTCTATGGCCGTCGTGGCAACCTGGACCTCATTGCTGGCTCGGCCGAGGAGGCGCAGTGCTGGGTCCAGGGCCTGCGTCAGCTCATTGAGGTAGCCACCACCATGGACCAAAGGGAGAAGATAGACCA GTGGATTCGTGACTGGTTTCAGAAAGCTGACAAGAATAAGGATGGACGCATGAACTTCAAGGAGGTACAGCGTCTCCTCAAGATGATGAATGTGGACATGAATGAGGATCATGCCCTGCGGCTCTTCCAG GATGCTGATAAATCAGAGTCTGGGACACTGGAAGGGGAGGAGTTTGTGCTCTTCTACAAGGCTCTCACGCAGCGTGAGGAGGTGCTGAGCCTCTTTCAAGAATTCTCTGAGGATGGAAAGAAGCTGacactgctggagctggtggatTTCCTGCGGCAGGAGCAGATGGAGGATGAGGGCACAGAGGAGATGGCCATGGAGCTCATTGACAAGTATGAACCATCAGAGACAG CCCGGGCTCGCCATGTGTTGAGTGCTGATGGGTTCCTCATGTACCTCTGCTCTCCGGAGGGCTCCATCTTCAACCCCCAGCACCGGGCGCTGTGGCAGGACATGAACCAGCCACTCTGCCACTACTTCATCTCCTCCTCCCACAACACCTACCTGATAGAGGATCAGCTGCGAGGTCAGAGCAGCATCGAGGGCTACATCAG ggctctgaAACGGGGCTGCCGGTGCCTGGAAGTGGATTGCTGGGACGGGCCGAATGGGGAGCCCATGGTGTACCACGGCCACACCTTCACCTCCAAGATCCCCTTCCGGGAGGTAGTGAGCACCCTGGGGAAGTACGCTTTCAAG GCCTCGGACTACCCGGTGATCCTGTCCCTGGAGAACCACTGCAgcatggagcagcaggaggtcctggcacagcagctcaagGACATCCTGggggaacagctcctcaccacCACCATCGACGGGCACGTCCCCAGCCATCTGCCATCCCCAGAG GAGCTGAAGCACAAGATCCTGCTGAAGGGAAAGAAGATCGGGCGGCTGGAGGACACGCTGGACGGGCCAGGGGATGAGGTGCCTGATGTGTCTGACGACGACAAtggggcagaggcagaggaagAGAGGCGGAGGGCAAAG AAGGACAAGGAGACCCTGGCACAAGCATTGTCCGACTGCGTCATCTACTGCAAGAATGTGTCCTTCCGGGGCTTCCAAGAGGCCCGCAGCCATTCCCGGCCCTCTGAGATCTCCTCCCTCTCTGAGGCCAAGGCCAGGAAGCTCATCCGGGATGCAG GAAATGAGTTTGTCCGCCACAATGCCTGGCAGCTGACACGCATCTACCCCAGTGGGATGCGGACCGATTCCTCCAACTACAGCCCCCAGGAGATGTGGAATGCTGGGTGCCAGATCG TGGCCCTGAACTTCCAGACAGCCGGCACGGAGATGGACCTGTGTGATGGCCTCTTCAGCCAGAACGGCTGCTGTGGCTACGTGCTCAAACCACCCTTCATGAGGGATGAGGAGACTCTCTTCAACCCCAGTGACCCCAGCAGCCGGGAAGGCCCTGGCCCCATCACCCTGACGATCCAG GTGATCAGcgggcagcagctccccaaagTGGCCAACAGCAAGGACGGAGCCATTATCGACCCACTTGTGCGCGTGGAGATCCATGGGGTCCCTGCGGACCAGGCACACCAGGAGACAAAGTACATTGAGAACAATG GGTTTAACCCCCGCTGGGATGAGACACTACGGTTCCAGCTCCATGTGCCTGAGCTGGCCCTGGTCCGCTTTGTGGTGGAGGATTATGACAAGACTTCCAGGAATGATTTTGTGGGCCAGTTCACCCTAGCCTTTGCCAACATCAAACCCG GATACCGCCACATCCATCTCCTCTCCAAGGACGGCACGAGCATCCCACCCTCTTCTCTCTTTGTCCATATCCGCATCACCGAGCCACCTGGCCCCGAACAGGACTGA